One window from the genome of Diabrotica virgifera virgifera chromosome 6, PGI_DIABVI_V3a encodes:
- the LOC126886332 gene encoding uncharacterized protein LOC126886332: MAPSYKVRYFNTPGRAETIRMILSYGQIPFEDDRVAREDWPKIKPTTPLGQLPILEVDGKPIPQSTAICRYLANVTNLAGKDAKENLAIDIAVETFEDMKKPMGEYMRERDESKKQEKLQKLKETNAFYLGKLEEYANKNGGYIALPRITVADIIFINIYENLVDGLGKDYMNPYPGLQKVKQNVLSQPGIRDWIKNRPKTDKKYDLKQDLDLGEAIELADAAKQVLLERRENAEKDFRGIFKTVSEISAKYDIELRKPRLASKQTQRSNVQTDSVQDYFRITIYIPYIDLFLTHIQDRFLNHRKILSNFACLFPNKMKNLNEESCAQLFEPYSSILRDDSRDIWVDEVKLWRQRIAGKNVKNSLEALDVCNGDAFPNVHQMLRILAVLPVTTATNERSFSTLRRLKTYLRSTMSEDRLNGLASLNIHRVVEVDPQRVLEKFFSTSRRCNLDLEMPTYKVRYFDIAGRGEPIRMMLSYGQIPFIDERISNEDWSKIKPTTPLGQVPVLEIDGKQIPHCIPICRYLASIVNLSGSDATENLAIDVAVETLVDLGNLAYEAKRETDVAKKQEKENKFKQTLSLFLEKLEEYAQKHGGYIALPRLSWADIVFTCSYEALMNRTGVDSFNSYPSLQKVKNNVLAQPGIKEWVKKRPVNPMYTLYSLKEDLL, from the exons ATGGCGCCTTCCTACAAAGTTCGTTACTTTAATACGCCTGGTAGGGCTGAAACTATTCGAATGATCCTTAGTTATGGACAAATACCTTTTGAAGATGACCGTGTTGCCAGGGAGGACTGGCCAAAAATAAAACCTA caaCGCCTTTAGGACAACTTCCAATTCTAGAAGTTGATGGAAAACCAATTCCTCAAAGCACTGCTATCTGCAGGTATCTGGCTAACGTTACAAATCTTGCTGGTAAAGACGCAAAGGAAAATCTTGCTATAGATATTGCTGTTGAAACGTTTGAAGATATGAAGAAAC CTATGGGCGAATACATGAGAGAAAGGGATGAAAGCAAAAAACAAGAAAAGCTTCAAAAATTAAAGGAGACGAATGCTTTCTATCTAGGAAAACTGGAGGAATACGCAAATAAAAACGGAGGCTATATTGCCTTACCCAGG ATAACAGTGGCTGACATcatctttattaatatttatgaaAACTTGGTAGATGGACTAGGAAAGGATTATATGAATCCCTATCCGGGATTACAGAAAGTTAAGCAAAATGTTCTATCCCAACCTGGAATCAGAGATTGGATTAAAAATCGACCAAAAACGgacaaaaaatatgatttaaaacaAGATTTG GATCTTGGCGAGGCTATCGAACTGGCTGATGCTGCGAAACAAGTCCTGCTTGAAAGAAGAGAAAACGCCGAAAAGGACTTCAGAGGAATTTTCAAAACCGTGAGCGAAATCAGCGCAAAATACGACATCGAACTGCGGAAACCAAGGCTCGCGTCAAAACAGACTCAACGCTCCAACGTACAAACTGATTCAGTTCAAGATTATTTTCGCATAACGATTTACATCCCATACATTGATTTGTTTCTGACCCATATACAAGATCGATTTTTGAATCACCGCAAAATTTTATCAAACTTTGCTTGCCTCTTCCCCAACAAAATGAAGAATCTCAATGAAGAATCCTGCGCTCAACTGTTTGAACCATACTCTTCAATTTTGCGGGATGATTCCCGTGACATCTGGGTAGACGAAGTCAAACTTTGGCGTCAACGCATCGCCGGAAAGAACGTTAAAAATTCGCTTGAAGCACTCGATGTGTGCAATGGAGATGCGTTTCCAAATGTACATCAAATGCTTCGCATTTTGGCAGTTCTGCCTGTAACGACAGCAACGAATGAACGCTCCTTTTCAACATTGCGTCGCCTCAAGACTTACCTCAGGTCAACAATGTCTGAAGATCGGCTGAACGGATTAGCTTCGCTCAATATACATCGCGTTGTCGAGGTCGATCCGCAAAGAGTTTTGGAGAAGTTTTTTTCTACATCTCGcaga TGCAATCTAGATCTAGAGATGCCTACCTACAAAGTCCGATATTTTGACATAGCTGGAAGAGGAGAACCTATTCGAATGATGTTGAGTTATGGACAGATCCCTTTCATTGATGAACGTATTTCTAATGAAGATTGGTCCAAAATTAAACCAA cTACGCCTTTGGGCCAGGTTCCAGTTCTGGAAATTGATGGAAAGCAAATTCCGCATTGCATTCCGATTTGTAGATATTTAGCTTCAATCGTAAACTTATCAGGAAGTGACGCGACAGAAAATCTTGCAATTGATGTTGCTGTAGAAACACTTGTTGATTTGGGCAATC ttgCCTATGAAGCTAAACGAGAAACCGATGTAGCAAAAAAgcaagaaaaagaaaataaatttaaacaaacCCTGTCCCTTTTCCTTGAAAAACTTGAAGAGTATGCACAAAAACATGGTGGATACATTGCATTGCCTAGG